GACGGTCAAGGTCTCCCAGGACATGAAGAACCCGAGCATGAAGTTCGCCCGGGGCGTCATGGACAACTGGGTCGTGCCCGCGCATGTCTGGAGCAGCCTGCTGCCCGCCGACTTCTGGGACAAGCTCAAGGCCTCCAGGAGCACCGGCGCCGAGGCCGACAAGGACCGCGAGGAGATCCTCGCCATCGGCCAGAAGGTGCTCGCCTTCGCCCCGCCGAAGGACGTCTCGGCCGGGCCCTTCACGCTCGAGCGGGTCAACCCCGGCGAGGCGCTGCTGGTCAAGAACAAGAACTTCTACAACGCCGCGCAGGTCGCGCCCGCGCAGGTGAAGTTCCTCAACTACAGCGGCAACGAGCAGATCTGGAACTACCTGAGCGCCGGCAAGCTCGACCACTCCGGCTTCGTCGCCGCTCCGACGGACGTGATGACCCGGATCAAGAACGCTCCCGGCTCCCAGCTGATCAAGGGCTTCTCGCCGGTGGCCGTCGGCCTGGCGTTCAACCAGGCGAAGAAGCCGTACGACAACGTGCACGTGCGGCGCGGCCTGGCCTACCTGATCGACCGCGACCAGGTGACCAAGGTGGCCTCGCCCGAGGGCGGCATCGCCGCCGTGACGACCTCCGGCATCCACCAGAAGCCCGCGCAGGAGTGGCTCGGCTCCGAGCTGTCGACCCTTGAGCCGTACAAGCACGACGTGGCCAAGGCGGAGGCCGAGTTCAAGCAGGCCGGTCTGCAGAAGAAGAACGGCAAGTGGACGCTGGCCGACGGCACGCCGTGGAAGTTCAGCATGCACGCGCCGGCCGGCTTCTCCGACTGGATCTCCGCGCAGGAGAACATCAAGAGCCAGCTCATCGAGAACGGCGTGGACGCCGAGGTCGTGACCGTGGCCGACTACCCGGTCTACCTCGAGGAGATCGCGGCCGGCAAGTACGACGCCGGCTTCTGGCTGATGGCGCTCGGCCCGGCGCCGTACGACATCTTCCAGCGTCTCTACGGCGCCTCCAACGGCTGGACCAACGTCGCCGGCAAGGTCGCGCACAGCGCCCCCGGCAAGGGCGGCAACTGGATGGGCAGCGCCGAGGAGATCGACGTCCAGGGCGTCGGCAAGGTCAACCCCGGTGAGCTCACGGCCAAGCTGAACGCGGCCACCGCCGACCAGGCCAAGCCGATCATGTTGCAGCTTGCCAAGACGGCCAACCAGGACCTGCCGGCCATCCAGCTCTGGGACTACGTGAACACGCAGTTCACCAACACCAGCCGGTTCACCGGCTGGCCGGAGCAGGACAGCGACCTCCTGCGCCTGCCCGCGGGCGTCTGGATCCAACTGGGCCTGATCAAGGCGAAGCAGTAGAGAAAGAACGCATGGTAGCTATCGCACGACGACTCGCGGGCCACCTGGCCCGCGGGATCGTCATGATCCTCGTCGTAGCCACGATCAGCTTCTTCATCGTGAGAAGCATTCCCGGCGACCCCGTCGCCGCGAACGTGCAGAAGCTGATCCAGTCGGGCATGGACCCCCAGGCGGCCGAGCAGGCGACGCGCGTGCTGTACGGGTTCCAGCCGAAGGGCTCGCTCTGGGAGCAGTACACCCAGTACATGGCCGGCCTGCTCCACTTCGACCTGGGCCAGTCGGTCACCCACGCGGGCGCGCCGGTCACCCAGGTCCTGGGTGAGGCGGCCAAGTGGACCGTCATCCCGGTGCTGGCCGGAACGCTGCTGAGCTTCCTGGTGGGCATCGTCATGGGCGTCTACGCGGCCATCAAGCGCTCGGGCAAGCTCGGCGACATCCTGGCCATCTCGGGGTCGCTGCTGCACGGCGTGCCGCAGTACGTGCTGGGCCTGCTGCTCAGCGCGATCTTCGCGACGCTGATCCCGATCCTGCCGGCTGACGGGCCCGTGGACATCCTGTTCGAGCCCGGGTTCAACGCCGGCTACATCGGCTCGCTGGTCGAGCATGCGGTGCTGCCGGTGCTGACGTACGCGCTGGCGGCCTACGGCGGATGGATCCTGGCGATGAAGTCGAGCGTGGTGACCGTGCTCGGCGACGACTTCATCCTGGCGGCGGAGCTGCGCGGGATGAAGCGGTCGATCATCTTCAGGTACATCGCGCGCAACGCGATCCTGCCGCTCTTCACGATCCTGGCGCTCTCGCTCGGCGTGCTGCTCGGCGGTGCGGTGTTCATCGAGCGGATCTTCAACTATCCGGGACTGGGCCTGCTGCTCCTCGACAGCATCACCATGCGTGACTACGCGCTGATGGGCGGGGCGTTCCTGCTGATCACGGTCTCCATCATCGTGGCGAACATCATCGCCGACCTGTTCTACTCCGTGATCGACCCGCGGGTCCGCAGCGGCGAGGAGGTGTCGGGATGAGTGTGCTCCTGGAGAGTTCGTCGACGAGCGCCACGATGCGCCGCAACTTCTGGGCGGGCGTGTGGCGGGTGATGAAGCGCAAGCCCAGCCGCATGGTGGGCGTCGTGCTCATACTCGGGTTCGTGTTCATGGGCGTGTTCGGGCCGATGTTCTACCCCGCCCAGCTGGACCGCGACCCGAACGCGATCACCAGGCCGCCGAGCTGGGAGCACTGGCTCGGCACCGACGACCAGGGCAGGGACGTGATCGCCCTGGTGGTCACCGGGTCGCGGTACGTGCTGCTGGCCGCGCTGGTGACCGCCGTCATCACCGTGGTCGTGGGCGCCGGCATCGGGCTGTTCTCCGGCTTCAAGCGGGGCCGCTGGGACAACGTGCTCATGCGGCTCACCGACATGAAGCTGACCATCCCCGGCCTGCCGCTGCTGCTGGTGCTCTCCACCGTGTGGAAGTTCAGCAGCGCGGTCCAGATGGGCCTGGTGCTGGGACTGCTCAGCTGGGGCGGCGTGGCGCGCGCGGTGCGCTCGCAGACGCTGTCGCTGCGCGAGCGGGGCTTCATCGAGGCGGCGCGCGGGCTCGGCCTGTCCACGACGCACATCGTGAGCAAGGAGCTGCTGCCCAGCATGGCGCCGTACATCGCGATGAACATGCTCATCGCGGTCACCGGCGGCGTCTACGCGCAGGTCGGCCTGTTCTTCCTGGGTGTGCTGCCGTACGAGTCGAACAACTGGGGACAGATGCTCAACACGGCCGTGTTCCGCTCGGGGGCGCTCACGGTACCGAGCGCGCTGGGCTTCCTCATCGGGCCGTTGCTGGCGATCCTGTTGTTGACGCTGGCCATCGTGCTCGTGGTCGACGCCATGGACGAGATCTTCAATCCCCGGCTGCGCGAGGAGTAGGCCGCATGAGCAAGGTTGCGCCGGGAGTGCGCATCGACGGCCTCACGGTCGTCTACAAGACCCCCGCGGGCGAGCTGCCCGCCGTCAGGAACATCAGCCTGGCCCTGGAGCCCGGCTCGATCACCGGCATCGTCGGCGAGTCGGGGTCCGGCAAGTCCACGCTGGCCCTGTCGCTGCTCAACGCCGTCCAGCCCCCGGGCAGGATCGCGGCGGGCAGCGTCGAGATCGACGGGCTCGGCGACGTGGTCGGCCTGCAGGGCGAGGCGCTGCGCAAGGCCAGGGGCAAGCACATCGGGTACGTCTTCCAGGCCGCCCAGAACTCCCTCAACCCGCTCAAGACGGTCGGCAAGCAGCTGCTCGACCTCGGCCGCTCGCACGGCGTGGAGGACCTGCGCGGTCTGGTGCGCGAGGCCAAGGAGCTGCTCGGCCGGATGGGGCTGGACGGGGCCAGGGTGCTCGACTCGCACCAGCATGAGCTGTCCGGCGGCATGCGCCAGCGGGTCGGCATCATGCTGGCGCTGGTGCTCAACGCCCACCTGGTGGTGCTGGACGAGCCCACGACCGCGCTGGACATGATCACCCAGGCGAACATCCTGAAGATCGTCCGCGAGGTCCACGCGGAGCGCGGCCTGACCACGCTCGTCATCACGCACGACATCGGCGTGGTGGCCGAGGTGGCCGACC
This genomic interval from Nonomuraea helvata contains the following:
- a CDS encoding ABC transporter permease; translation: MVAIARRLAGHLARGIVMILVVATISFFIVRSIPGDPVAANVQKLIQSGMDPQAAEQATRVLYGFQPKGSLWEQYTQYMAGLLHFDLGQSVTHAGAPVTQVLGEAAKWTVIPVLAGTLLSFLVGIVMGVYAAIKRSGKLGDILAISGSLLHGVPQYVLGLLLSAIFATLIPILPADGPVDILFEPGFNAGYIGSLVEHAVLPVLTYALAAYGGWILAMKSSVVTVLGDDFILAAELRGMKRSIIFRYIARNAILPLFTILALSLGVLLGGAVFIERIFNYPGLGLLLLDSITMRDYALMGGAFLLITVSIIVANIIADLFYSVIDPRVRSGEEVSG
- a CDS encoding ABC transporter substrate-binding protein — its product is MKRLAAVVALLGLATATAACSGGSTNKSSGSGGGGGGLFTTIDVNRPGIDASGPANPWAPKGNSFIGYNAMKLGWVKNHLTDPNQFYPGIAASWEIAPDNSSVTIHIQPNAKWSDGKPVTAEDVKLSLGLASTTGSTAFAITPGAAGVAADVQVVDDKTVKVSQDMKNPSMKFARGVMDNWVVPAHVWSSLLPADFWDKLKASRSTGAEADKDREEILAIGQKVLAFAPPKDVSAGPFTLERVNPGEALLVKNKNFYNAAQVAPAQVKFLNYSGNEQIWNYLSAGKLDHSGFVAAPTDVMTRIKNAPGSQLIKGFSPVAVGLAFNQAKKPYDNVHVRRGLAYLIDRDQVTKVASPEGGIAAVTTSGIHQKPAQEWLGSELSTLEPYKHDVAKAEAEFKQAGLQKKNGKWTLADGTPWKFSMHAPAGFSDWISAQENIKSQLIENGVDAEVVTVADYPVYLEEIAAGKYDAGFWLMALGPAPYDIFQRLYGASNGWTNVAGKVAHSAPGKGGNWMGSAEEIDVQGVGKVNPGELTAKLNAATADQAKPIMLQLAKTANQDLPAIQLWDYVNTQFTNTSRFTGWPEQDSDLLRLPAGVWIQLGLIKAKQ
- a CDS encoding ABC transporter ATP-binding protein — protein: MSKVAPGVRIDGLTVVYKTPAGELPAVRNISLALEPGSITGIVGESGSGKSTLALSLLNAVQPPGRIAAGSVEIDGLGDVVGLQGEALRKARGKHIGYVFQAAQNSLNPLKTVGKQLLDLGRSHGVEDLRGLVREAKELLGRMGLDGARVLDSHQHELSGGMRQRVGIMLALVLNAHLVVLDEPTTALDMITQANILKIVREVHAERGLTTLVITHDIGVVAEVADRLAVMYGGRLVEQGPTREVLGAPKHPYTRGLIKAIPRLVGDIDEARALPGRPPTLATVPKEGCVFRERCPLRMDVCDTVDPDAVADGSRVVACHAVTVNVKEHA
- a CDS encoding ABC transporter permease, with the translated sequence MSVLLESSSTSATMRRNFWAGVWRVMKRKPSRMVGVVLILGFVFMGVFGPMFYPAQLDRDPNAITRPPSWEHWLGTDDQGRDVIALVVTGSRYVLLAALVTAVITVVVGAGIGLFSGFKRGRWDNVLMRLTDMKLTIPGLPLLLVLSTVWKFSSAVQMGLVLGLLSWGGVARAVRSQTLSLRERGFIEAARGLGLSTTHIVSKELLPSMAPYIAMNMLIAVTGGVYAQVGLFFLGVLPYESNNWGQMLNTAVFRSGALTVPSALGFLIGPLLAILLLTLAIVLVVDAMDEIFNPRLREE